The proteins below come from a single Roseiflexus sp. RS-1 genomic window:
- a CDS encoding aldo/keto reductase has product MEYRLFGRTGVRVAPLCIGAMNFGNPTDEAEALRIIDRALDAGINMFDTANSYNNGESERIIGRALARDGKRDRVFLATKGHFPVGPGPNDRGNSRLHLMRACEDSLRRLQTDHIDLYQIHRPDPATPVEETLAALTDLVRQGKVRYVGCSTHPAWRVMEALMVSELKGYVRYVSEQPPYNLLDRRIENELLPLCQTYGLAIIPWAPLAQGVLAGRYTDIAAPPPDSRVALRGGIYAERVTARGIEVGRAFAGLAREHGLTPAQLALLWVKDQPGITAPIFGVRTIAQLEEALPVLEMTLSDDLRVACDALVPPGSAVVDFHNTSGWMKMRLP; this is encoded by the coding sequence ATGGAGTACCGTCTGTTTGGTCGCACCGGCGTGCGTGTGGCGCCATTGTGCATTGGCGCGATGAACTTCGGCAATCCAACCGACGAAGCGGAAGCGCTGCGCATCATTGATCGCGCCCTCGACGCCGGGATCAATATGTTCGACACCGCCAACAGTTACAACAACGGGGAGAGTGAACGCATCATCGGGCGCGCCCTGGCGCGCGACGGAAAGCGTGACCGGGTGTTCCTCGCCACCAAGGGACATTTTCCCGTCGGACCCGGACCCAATGATCGGGGCAATTCGCGCCTGCACCTGATGCGCGCCTGTGAGGACAGCCTCCGCCGCTTGCAGACCGATCATATCGATCTTTATCAGATCCATCGTCCCGATCCCGCCACACCGGTCGAAGAGACCCTGGCAGCGCTGACCGATCTGGTGCGTCAGGGAAAGGTGCGCTATGTCGGGTGTTCGACCCACCCCGCCTGGCGAGTGATGGAAGCGCTGATGGTAAGCGAGTTGAAGGGGTATGTGCGCTACGTCTCGGAGCAACCGCCCTACAACCTGCTTGATCGACGCATCGAAAATGAACTGTTGCCGCTCTGTCAAACGTATGGTCTGGCAATTATTCCGTGGGCGCCGCTGGCTCAAGGGGTGCTGGCGGGGCGCTATACCGATATTGCTGCGCCTCCGCCCGACTCGCGCGTCGCCCTGCGCGGCGGCATCTATGCCGAACGAGTCACTGCGCGCGGCATCGAGGTCGGGCGCGCCTTTGCCGGGCTTGCGCGCGAGCATGGTCTCACACCTGCGCAGCTTGCTCTGCTGTGGGTCAAGGATCAACCCGGCATTACGGCGCCGATCTTCGGTGTGCGCACCATTGCGCAACTGGAAGAAGCGCTGCCGGTGCTGGAGATGACGTTGAGCGATGATCTGCGCGTCGCGTGTGATGCGCTCGTGCCGCCGGGCAGCGCGGTCGTCGATTTCCACAACACATCGGGCTGGATGAAGATGCGACTTCCGTAA
- the holA gene encoding DNA polymerase III subunit delta: MLYLIYGPDEYARSEALAALKARVPADVADLNMTTLDGRRTTLDDLVTACEAMPFLADRRLVIVYDLLKHQKAGKERDELRAYLERVPDFCDLVFIESEDVDRRSALFTFLKKHASVHECLPREGAALLTWLHERAQSLDVSLDRDAAQRLTLLAGNDGRLLVNELAKLASFVGRGGRITVREVDLLVADMQEQNLFAFIDDLSARRRSAALSSLRRLFDDGQAAQYILFMMARQVRILLGVKDLVAQRMRPDDIAAQLGQKPFVVRKAIEQVRGFSDADLRQLHRRLLELDHASKTGRAEIEAGLELIVADMCS, from the coding sequence ATGCTGTATCTCATCTACGGTCCAGACGAATATGCGCGCAGTGAGGCGCTGGCAGCACTGAAGGCGCGTGTGCCCGCCGACGTCGCCGATCTGAATATGACCACGCTCGATGGACGGCGAACAACGCTCGATGACCTGGTGACCGCCTGCGAAGCGATGCCGTTCCTCGCCGACCGGCGGTTGGTGATCGTCTATGACCTGCTGAAGCATCAAAAAGCCGGAAAGGAGCGTGATGAATTGCGTGCGTACCTGGAGCGTGTGCCGGATTTCTGCGACCTGGTCTTCATAGAAAGCGAGGATGTGGATCGACGCAGCGCGCTCTTCACCTTCCTGAAGAAACACGCCAGTGTCCACGAGTGCCTGCCGCGCGAAGGCGCTGCACTGCTGACCTGGTTGCATGAACGCGCGCAGTCGCTCGACGTTTCGCTCGACAGAGACGCAGCGCAACGCTTGACCCTGCTGGCAGGCAATGACGGGCGATTACTGGTCAACGAACTTGCCAAACTGGCAAGTTTTGTCGGGCGTGGCGGGCGCATCACCGTCCGCGAGGTCGATCTGCTGGTTGCCGATATGCAGGAGCAGAACCTGTTCGCCTTTATCGACGACCTGAGCGCCCGCCGCCGCAGCGCAGCGCTCAGCAGTCTGCGCCGCCTGTTCGACGATGGTCAGGCAGCGCAGTACATTCTGTTCATGATGGCGCGGCAGGTACGCATCCTGCTGGGAGTCAAAGATCTTGTTGCACAGCGCATGCGTCCTGATGACATTGCGGCGCAGTTGGGGCAGAAGCCGTTTGTCGTGCGGAAAGCGATCGAGCAGGTGCGCGGATTCAGTGATGCCGATCTGCGTCAGTTGCACCGGCGCCTGCTCGAACTTGACCACGCATCAAAGACTGGACGCGCAGAGATTGAAGCTGGACTGGAATTGATCGTTGCTGACATGTGCTCCTGA
- the rpsT gene encoding 30S ribosomal protein S20, whose protein sequence is MANTKSAEKRIRANARRALRNKMYRSRVKTAIKKAERAIFAGTPNAELVREAMSLLDRAAVKGIIHKNNAARRKSRLAKKFAKATAASPS, encoded by the coding sequence TTGGCAAACACAAAGTCTGCTGAAAAGCGCATCCGGGCGAATGCGCGCCGCGCGTTGCGCAACAAGATGTACCGCTCGCGGGTCAAGACGGCGATCAAGAAGGCGGAACGTGCGATCTTCGCAGGCACGCCCAATGCAGAACTGGTGCGCGAAGCGATGAGCCTGCTGGACCGTGCTGCGGTCAAGGGGATCATCCATAAGAACAACGCCGCGCGCCGCAAGTCGCGCCTGGCGAAGAAATTCGCCAAAGCGACCGCTGCATCCCCATCCTGA
- the murJ gene encoding murein biosynthesis integral membrane protein MurJ, producing the protein MKHPRALLNTIIVATGYLASRVLGLARDVLISNQFGTSAELAAFRASFGILDLIYLVVAGGALGSAFIPVFSAALEQRRDAWRLASAVLNLTLLALVAACTAVWICAAPLVALTVGRGLDEAERALTVDVLRLMLIQPFLLGVGGLAKATLESFNRFALPAIGSNLYNLGIIGGALLGPWFGIYGLVWGVNIGAALFLLVQLPGLRAVGATYRIGRQPSDAHPTRLPFLSFFHAEGVGQVLRLLGPRIFGQSAWQINIIAIVSLASTLGSAALAANAYALQLMMLPHGLIALSLATVLFPDMARQYAAGDRATLRATALGGVRAVLFLALPASAILGVLALPVLRALYQRGAFDDTSAALTAEALAMYALGLAGFAAAEIVVRAFFAMQDTRTPVIVGIGAVALNISLGWSFLELGMGLGGLGLAFSLANLFEATLLLALLGRRLGGLEHDFFRATGAMILATLACALTLALLHRSSYAVLPFVAPGDTYRWPGDFLPILVWLTGATVPGGLVYAGVAALLRVPELGATIARGQRILSRVRLR; encoded by the coding sequence GTGAAACATCCACGCGCACTTCTGAACACCATCATCGTTGCGACCGGGTACCTGGCGAGCCGGGTGCTTGGTCTGGCACGCGATGTGCTGATCTCGAATCAGTTCGGCACCAGCGCCGAACTGGCTGCATTTCGCGCTTCGTTCGGCATTCTCGACCTGATCTACCTGGTGGTTGCCGGGGGCGCGTTAGGATCGGCGTTCATCCCGGTCTTTTCGGCGGCGCTGGAGCAACGCCGCGACGCCTGGCGCCTGGCGTCCGCAGTGCTGAACCTGACATTGCTGGCGCTGGTTGCGGCATGCACTGCGGTGTGGATATGTGCCGCACCGCTGGTGGCATTGACCGTCGGACGCGGACTGGATGAGGCAGAGCGCGCGCTCACCGTAGACGTGCTGCGCCTGATGTTGATCCAGCCGTTCCTGCTCGGCGTCGGCGGTCTCGCCAAAGCGACGCTCGAATCGTTCAATCGCTTTGCGTTACCCGCCATCGGATCGAACCTGTACAACCTGGGGATTATTGGCGGCGCGCTGCTTGGACCATGGTTCGGCATCTATGGTCTGGTGTGGGGGGTGAATATCGGCGCGGCGCTTTTTCTGCTGGTGCAACTGCCGGGGTTGCGCGCCGTCGGAGCAACGTATCGGATCGGACGGCAACCTTCCGACGCTCACCCCACACGCCTTCCATTCCTGTCGTTCTTCCACGCTGAAGGAGTCGGACAGGTGCTGCGACTGCTCGGACCGCGCATTTTCGGGCAGTCCGCCTGGCAGATCAACATAATTGCAATCGTCAGCCTGGCATCGACGCTCGGTAGCGCAGCACTGGCGGCTAACGCCTATGCGCTCCAATTAATGATGTTGCCGCACGGATTGATCGCATTGAGCCTGGCAACGGTCCTCTTTCCCGACATGGCGCGTCAGTATGCCGCAGGCGACCGGGCGACGCTGCGGGCGACGGCGCTCGGCGGAGTGCGCGCCGTGCTCTTCCTGGCGCTTCCCGCATCGGCGATCCTTGGCGTCCTGGCGCTCCCTGTACTACGCGCACTCTATCAGCGCGGCGCTTTCGACGACACATCGGCAGCATTGACAGCTGAGGCGCTGGCGATGTATGCCCTGGGACTTGCCGGGTTCGCCGCTGCCGAAATCGTGGTGCGCGCCTTTTTTGCGATGCAGGATACCCGCACACCGGTGATCGTCGGCATTGGAGCGGTGGCGCTCAACATCAGCCTGGGATGGTCGTTTCTGGAGCTGGGGATGGGGCTGGGCGGATTGGGGCTGGCGTTCAGCCTGGCGAACCTGTTTGAAGCCACGCTGCTCCTGGCGCTACTTGGACGACGGTTGGGCGGACTGGAGCACGACTTCTTCCGCGCAACCGGTGCAATGATCCTGGCAACCCTGGCATGCGCGCTCACCCTCGCCCTGTTGCACCGATCCTCATATGCGGTACTACCCTTCGTCGCACCCGGCGACACCTACCGCTGGCCCGGCGATTTCCTTCCAATCCTGGTATGGCTGACAGGCGCAACGGTTCCTGGAGGGCTGGTCTACGCTGGTGTCGCTGCTCTGCTGCGTGTACCGGAACTCGGCGCAACCATCGCACGCGGGCAGCGGATTCTGAGTCGGGTGCGGCTGCGGTAG
- the asd gene encoding aspartate-semialdehyde dehydrogenase, protein MIHKRLPVAILGATGAVGQRMVQLLADHPWFEIAVLTGSDRTIGRPYGELVRWILDTPIPERVAKMIVQPTEAVADVAIALSALPTDVAREAEPLWAARTAVCSNASAYRAVADVPLIIPEVNPDQLALIERQRTERGWQGCLVTNPNCATISAVMPLKPLHDAFGLQKAHISTLQAVSGAGYPGVASLDIIDNIIPNIADGGEEAKIESEPRKLLGRVVEGQVIETQIAISAQVTRVPIIDGHTALIAASFAQKPSPEEALAVLEAFTPPEIVRHLPSSPERALIVHRVGDRPQPRRDRDAGRGMSASVGRVRACPVLDLRMVALSHNTIRGAAGGAILNAELLVASGIVS, encoded by the coding sequence ATGATTCACAAACGATTACCAGTCGCTATTCTTGGCGCCACAGGCGCCGTTGGTCAGCGGATGGTGCAACTCCTGGCGGATCACCCGTGGTTCGAGATTGCTGTATTGACCGGTTCAGACCGGACGATTGGGCGTCCCTACGGCGAATTGGTGCGCTGGATACTCGATACGCCGATTCCAGAACGGGTAGCAAAGATGATCGTTCAGCCAACTGAGGCGGTGGCTGATGTTGCAATTGCGCTATCGGCGCTGCCGACAGATGTGGCGCGTGAGGCGGAACCGCTCTGGGCGGCGCGCACTGCTGTCTGCTCGAATGCGTCCGCCTACCGCGCAGTCGCCGATGTGCCGCTGATCATCCCGGAGGTCAATCCCGATCAACTGGCGCTGATCGAACGTCAACGCACCGAACGCGGCTGGCAGGGATGCCTGGTGACCAACCCGAACTGTGCGACGATCAGCGCGGTGATGCCGTTGAAGCCGCTCCACGATGCATTCGGTTTGCAGAAGGCGCATATCAGCACGCTCCAGGCGGTATCCGGCGCCGGGTATCCCGGTGTAGCGTCGCTCGACATTATCGACAATATCATCCCGAACATCGCCGATGGCGGCGAAGAGGCGAAGATTGAGTCCGAGCCGCGCAAATTGCTTGGCAGAGTTGTGGAAGGTCAGGTTATCGAGACGCAGATCGCCATCAGCGCACAGGTGACCCGTGTTCCGATCATCGATGGACATACAGCGCTGATCGCGGCATCGTTTGCGCAGAAACCGTCGCCGGAGGAGGCGCTGGCGGTGCTGGAAGCATTCACGCCGCCTGAGATTGTGCGTCACCTGCCGAGTTCGCCGGAACGCGCACTCATCGTTCACCGCGTCGGCGACCGTCCCCAACCCCGTCGTGACCGTGATGCCGGGCGCGGTATGAGCGCCAGCGTCGGGCGGGTGCGCGCCTGCCCGGTGCTGGACCTGCGCATGGTCGCGCTGTCGCACAATACCATCCGCGGCGCAGCTGGCGGCGCTATCCTCAACGCTGAGTTGCTTGTCGCAAGCGGCATTGTGTCGTGA
- a CDS encoding aspartate kinase, which yields MPLLVMKFGGTSVGDAAAIQAVAAITEAQRAAWGRVVLVVSAMSGVTDMLIRGATTAASGDKHTFRDLDRMLREKHAAALAELVPDDQERTAIDDQIARLIDEFSILCHSVAVLGELSPRAIDAISSLGERMSVRVVAAALRARGIPAEALDASEFVVTTAHFGDARPLQEVTRERTRARILPLLGRGIVPVITGFIGATEQGVTTTLGRGGSDYSGAIIGAALDADEVDIYTDVDGVMTTDPRLAPDARVIPVLSYAEMGELAYFGAKVLHPRTIRPIVERGIPLRVRNTFNPYHPGTLVVQDVESNGQTVKAVTAIRNLSLVTVEGRGMIGVPGVAARTFGAVASVGANVLMISQASSEQSICFVVPSSTIPQVTYALEHNLAMELARRDIDRIWAREDVAIVTAVGAGMRDTPGVAARVFGALADNHINVIAIAQGSSECSISTVVAAADCDAAVRAVHRLTGV from the coding sequence ATGCCTTTGCTGGTGATGAAGTTTGGCGGAACCTCGGTTGGCGATGCTGCTGCGATCCAGGCAGTAGCTGCAATTACCGAAGCGCAACGTGCTGCCTGGGGGCGTGTGGTGCTGGTGGTCTCCGCAATGAGTGGTGTGACCGATATGCTGATCCGTGGCGCGACAACCGCTGCGTCCGGCGATAAGCACACATTTCGCGATCTGGATCGGATGCTGCGCGAAAAGCATGCCGCTGCGCTGGCGGAGCTTGTGCCCGACGATCAGGAGCGCACCGCTATCGACGATCAGATTGCACGCCTGATCGACGAATTCAGCATCCTGTGTCACAGCGTCGCCGTTCTCGGTGAACTGTCGCCGCGCGCAATCGATGCGATTTCGAGTCTCGGCGAGCGTATGAGTGTGCGGGTGGTGGCTGCGGCGCTACGGGCGCGTGGCATTCCCGCCGAAGCGCTCGATGCTTCCGAATTCGTGGTGACGACTGCACACTTCGGCGATGCGCGCCCGTTGCAGGAAGTGACGCGCGAACGAACCCGCGCCCGAATCCTGCCGCTGCTCGGCAGAGGCATCGTGCCGGTCATCACCGGTTTTATTGGTGCGACCGAACAGGGGGTGACAACCACACTGGGGCGCGGCGGCAGCGATTACAGCGGTGCGATCATCGGCGCTGCGCTCGACGCCGATGAGGTCGATATCTACACCGACGTTGATGGGGTCATGACCACCGACCCGCGGCTGGCGCCCGATGCCCGTGTGATACCGGTTCTCTCATATGCTGAGATGGGAGAACTGGCATATTTCGGCGCGAAGGTGCTGCATCCGCGCACTATTCGCCCGATCGTCGAACGCGGCATTCCACTGCGTGTTCGCAATACGTTCAACCCGTACCACCCTGGCACGCTGGTGGTTCAGGATGTTGAGTCGAACGGTCAGACGGTGAAAGCCGTCACCGCCATCCGTAATCTGAGTCTCGTCACTGTTGAAGGACGTGGCATGATTGGCGTTCCTGGCGTTGCGGCACGCACCTTCGGCGCTGTCGCCAGTGTTGGCGCGAACGTGCTCATGATTTCACAGGCATCGTCGGAACAGAGTATTTGCTTTGTGGTGCCGTCCAGTACCATTCCTCAGGTCACCTATGCGCTCGAGCATAACCTGGCGATGGAACTGGCGCGCCGCGATATTGACCGCATCTGGGCGCGCGAGGATGTCGCAATCGTGACTGCCGTCGGCGCAGGTATGCGCGACACGCCGGGGGTTGCGGCGCGCGTCTTTGGCGCACTTGCCGACAATCATATCAATGTGATTGCCATTGCACAGGGATCATCCGAATGTTCAATCAGCACCGTCGTCGCTGCGGCGGACTGCGATGCCGCCGTGCGCGCTGTGCATCGTCTGACGGGAGTATGA
- the thrC gene encoding threonine synthase: MLFERYGAFLPLTGQTPRLSLGEGDTPLIAAPRLARSIGVRELYLKYEGANPTGSFKDRGMVVAVAKAIEAGATSVICASTGNTSASAAAYAAHAGIESIVVVPAGKIALGKLAQALMYGARLLVIEGNFDEALRIVRDLARQFPVTLVNSVNPHRLEGQATAAYEICDTLGGPPDALCLPVGNAGNITAYWMGFRRYYEAGRINRLPKMLGFQAEGAAPIVHGAPVEHPETVATAIRIGNPASWCYALDARDQSGGSIDAVSDEQILRSWRDLARLEGVFAEPASAAGVAGLRKMVAEGRADPDACYVAVLTGHGLKDPGLAVEQFETPQPVPADMNAILRWLGW; the protein is encoded by the coding sequence ATGCTGTTCGAACGCTATGGCGCATTTCTGCCATTGACCGGGCAAACGCCGCGCCTCAGCCTTGGCGAAGGCGATACGCCGCTGATTGCCGCACCCCGCCTGGCGCGCTCCATCGGCGTGCGTGAGTTGTACCTGAAGTACGAAGGCGCCAACCCGACCGGATCGTTCAAAGATCGCGGAATGGTGGTGGCGGTCGCCAAAGCCATCGAAGCCGGCGCTACCTCGGTCATCTGCGCTTCGACCGGCAATACCTCGGCGAGCGCGGCGGCATATGCGGCGCATGCCGGCATCGAGTCAATTGTGGTTGTGCCTGCCGGAAAGATCGCCCTGGGCAAACTGGCGCAGGCGCTGATGTATGGCGCGCGGTTGCTGGTGATCGAGGGCAACTTCGACGAAGCGCTGCGGATTGTGCGCGATCTGGCGCGGCAGTTTCCGGTGACGCTGGTCAACTCCGTCAATCCGCACCGCCTCGAAGGGCAGGCGACGGCAGCCTACGAGATCTGTGATACGCTGGGTGGTCCGCCCGATGCGCTCTGTCTGCCGGTCGGCAATGCGGGGAATATCACCGCGTACTGGATGGGATTCCGCCGGTATTACGAAGCAGGCAGGATCAACCGCCTGCCGAAGATGCTCGGCTTTCAGGCGGAGGGCGCAGCGCCGATTGTGCACGGCGCTCCGGTGGAACATCCTGAGACGGTTGCGACCGCGATCCGGATCGGCAACCCGGCGAGCTGGTGTTATGCGCTCGATGCGCGCGATCAGTCGGGAGGATCGATCGACGCCGTCAGCGATGAGCAGATCCTGCGGAGCTGGCGCGACCTGGCGCGCCTGGAAGGGGTATTCGCGGAGCCGGCATCGGCAGCCGGCGTCGCCGGGTTGCGCAAAATGGTCGCCGAAGGGCGCGCCGATCCGGATGCATGCTATGTGGCGGTGCTGACCGGTCATGGACTGAAAGATCCCGGACTGGCGGTGGAGCAATTCGAGACGCCTCAGCCGGTGCCGGCGGATATGAATGCCATTCTCCGATGGTTGGGCTGGTGA
- a CDS encoding M61 family metallopeptidase yields the protein MTIMYFISMLRPNTHLYDVALDIHPIEEPTLDLALPAWTPGSYLIRDYARHVQSFAVTDDQGAPLPWRKIDKTTWRIENGAARRIRVTYQVYAFELSVRTSHLDNTHGYFNPSNIFMYRCGHAHEPCLVHVQTPPGWRITTGLAPAPEQNDGWVTFHAHDYDELADSPFECGTHRVLTFEVDGISHDIALWGRGNEDEQRILTDTRTIVETTRAMFGRLPYRRYVFIVHLVDGGYGGLEHRNSVSNIVDRWGFRPARSYEKFLALTAHEFFHVWNVKRIRPAPLGPFDYTRENYTRQLWVMEGITSYYDHLILLRAGLISRERYLETIADDIKLLQSQPGRALQSLEQSSFDAWIKFYRPDENGPNSSVSYYLKGSLVALLLDLEIRRRTGGARSLDDVMRHLYAEYADDHVHDLYSGDRVKRPGFDDDDGFCRAVETVAGEEDGAYRTFLAHAVSGTGELDYARAFETVGLHLVWGHTLEKENDHLPAWHGLRLKTEHGRLKVSVVLAGGPGEAAGIYAGDELIALDGVRIDEERLKARMAERQPGQTVVFSLFRRDDLLHVPLQLAEAPPDTLTIAPVEAPTDEQTRQLEAWLKVIAS from the coding sequence ATGACAATAATGTATTTCATCTCAATGCTGCGCCCCAACACCCACCTGTACGATGTGGCGCTGGATATCCATCCCATCGAAGAACCAACCCTCGATCTGGCGCTTCCTGCCTGGACGCCAGGATCGTACCTGATCCGCGATTATGCGCGCCATGTACAATCATTCGCCGTCACGGACGATCAGGGCGCGCCATTGCCATGGCGAAAGATCGACAAAACCACCTGGCGTATCGAAAACGGCGCCGCCCGGCGCATCCGGGTCACCTATCAGGTCTATGCGTTCGAGTTGAGCGTCCGCACCAGCCACCTCGACAACACGCATGGCTATTTCAATCCTTCTAATATCTTCATGTATCGCTGCGGTCACGCTCATGAACCATGCCTGGTCCATGTCCAGACCCCTCCTGGATGGCGAATAACGACCGGTCTCGCACCTGCGCCGGAGCAAAACGATGGATGGGTCACATTCCACGCCCACGATTACGACGAACTGGCTGATTCACCGTTCGAGTGTGGCACGCACCGCGTGCTGACGTTTGAGGTGGACGGCATTTCCCACGACATTGCGCTCTGGGGACGCGGCAACGAAGACGAGCAGCGGATACTGACCGATACACGCACCATTGTTGAAACCACACGCGCTATGTTCGGTCGCCTGCCATACCGTCGCTACGTCTTCATCGTCCACCTGGTCGATGGCGGGTATGGCGGTCTGGAGCATCGTAACAGCGTATCGAATATCGTTGATCGCTGGGGATTCCGTCCTGCACGTTCGTACGAAAAGTTCCTGGCGCTCACTGCCCATGAGTTCTTCCACGTCTGGAATGTCAAGCGCATTCGCCCCGCACCGCTGGGACCGTTCGACTACACCCGCGAAAACTATACCCGTCAGTTATGGGTGATGGAGGGCATCACCAGTTACTACGATCACCTGATCCTCCTGCGCGCCGGGTTGATCAGCCGCGAACGCTATCTCGAAACGATCGCTGACGATATCAAACTGTTGCAGAGTCAACCGGGACGCGCGTTGCAGTCGCTCGAACAGAGCAGTTTCGACGCCTGGATCAAGTTCTACCGCCCCGATGAGAATGGACCCAACAGCAGCGTCTCGTACTATCTGAAGGGGAGCCTGGTTGCGCTCCTGCTCGACCTGGAAATCCGACGGCGCACCGGCGGCGCGCGTTCGCTCGACGATGTGATGCGCCACCTCTATGCGGAATATGCGGATGACCACGTGCACGACCTCTACAGCGGCGATCGGGTGAAGCGCCCCGGTTTCGATGACGACGACGGCTTCTGCCGCGCAGTCGAAACCGTCGCTGGCGAGGAAGACGGCGCGTACCGGACATTCCTGGCGCATGCAGTATCCGGCACAGGCGAGCTTGATTATGCACGCGCCTTCGAAACAGTTGGATTGCACCTCGTGTGGGGACATACGCTTGAAAAAGAGAATGATCATCTGCCAGCATGGCACGGGTTGCGTCTCAAGACCGAGCATGGTCGCCTCAAGGTATCGGTCGTCCTGGCGGGCGGACCCGGCGAAGCTGCCGGGATCTACGCTGGCGACGAACTGATTGCTCTCGATGGTGTCCGAATTGACGAAGAGCGCCTCAAGGCGCGGATGGCGGAGCGACAACCAGGACAGACAGTTGTGTTCAGCCTGTTCCGGCGCGACGATCTCCTCCACGTTCCGCTGCAGCTCGCCGAAGCGCCACCCGACACCCTCACGATCGCACCGGTCGAGGCGCCAACCGATGAGCAGACCCGCCAGCTCGAAGCATGGTTGAAGGTGATAGCCTCCTGA
- a CDS encoding Asp-tRNA(Asn)/Glu-tRNA(Gln) amidotransferase GatCAB subunit A, translating into MSDLTHLTIAEAADLLARREIAAVELTEAHLRRIDAHDARLNSFITITSDHALTQARAADAELTRGIRRGPLHGIPLALKDLYDTAGIRTTAGSTFFADRVPDTDARAVTLLYQAGAVLLGKLNMHEWALGVTNINPHYGPSRNPWDPSRITGGSSGGAAAALAAGLCMGALGSDTGGSIRIPASLCGIVGLKPTFGRVSLQGVIPLSWNLDHAGPMARTVTDAALLLQAIAGYDPDDPVSVALPVDNLLATLDAGVTGWRIALATDAHFGEADPEVISAVRRAATVFEELGARVEAVDLSQGREAAQMNALMTTSDAAAFHRDRLRDHPHRFGADVLARMERGAQFTSTEYILARRFQSEWRRRLERLFDQFDLLLTPATPITAPVIEGLDSIEAARQLTRCTAPFNLAGLPALSLPCGLSAAGLPIGLQIVAAPWNEARVLRAGRAFENATQWHRQTPPGW; encoded by the coding sequence ATGTCCGATCTCACCCATCTGACAATCGCCGAAGCCGCCGATCTGCTGGCGCGGCGTGAGATCGCCGCAGTCGAATTGACTGAAGCGCACCTGCGTCGGATTGACGCCCACGACGCCCGCCTTAACAGTTTCATCACCATCACTTCTGACCACGCGCTCACACAGGCGCGCGCTGCCGATGCTGAGCTGACTCGCGGCATCCGGCGCGGTCCGTTACACGGCATCCCGCTTGCGCTGAAAGACCTGTACGATACTGCTGGCATTCGCACCACCGCTGGCTCGACATTCTTCGCCGACCGCGTCCCCGACACCGATGCCCGCGCTGTGACGCTGCTCTACCAGGCAGGCGCAGTGCTCCTCGGTAAACTGAATATGCACGAGTGGGCGCTGGGAGTGACCAACATCAATCCGCACTACGGTCCTTCGCGCAACCCCTGGGATCCATCACGAATCACCGGCGGTTCGTCCGGCGGCGCCGCTGCCGCACTGGCAGCCGGTCTCTGCATGGGCGCGTTGGGCAGCGATACCGGCGGCAGCATCCGTATTCCGGCGTCCCTCTGCGGTATCGTTGGTCTCAAGCCAACCTTTGGGCGGGTAAGCCTGCAAGGGGTTATTCCGCTGAGCTGGAACCTCGACCACGCCGGACCGATGGCGCGCACCGTGACCGACGCCGCATTGCTGCTCCAGGCAATTGCCGGATATGATCCGGACGATCCGGTGAGCGTTGCGCTGCCGGTCGATAATCTGCTCGCAACGCTCGATGCAGGCGTGACCGGATGGCGTATCGCCCTGGCAACCGATGCACACTTCGGTGAAGCCGATCCGGAGGTGATCTCCGCCGTCCGTCGCGCGGCAACCGTTTTCGAGGAACTGGGCGCCCGCGTGGAAGCGGTTGATCTCAGCCAGGGGCGTGAAGCAGCGCAAATGAACGCGCTGATGACAACCAGCGATGCAGCCGCATTCCACCGCGACCGTCTGCGCGATCACCCGCACCGGTTCGGCGCCGATGTACTGGCGCGTATGGAACGTGGCGCACAGTTCACGTCGACCGAGTATATCCTGGCGCGTCGCTTTCAGAGCGAATGGCGCCGACGCCTGGAACGCCTCTTCGATCAGTTCGATCTGTTGTTGACGCCTGCCACACCGATCACTGCGCCGGTCATCGAAGGGCTGGATTCAATCGAAGCGGCGCGTCAGTTGACCCGCTGCACCGCGCCGTTCAATCTCGCCGGTCTCCCTGCGCTCTCGCTGCCGTGCGGTCTGAGCGCCGCAGGATTGCCGATCGGGTTGCAGATCGTTGCCGCGCCCTGGAACGAAGCGCGGGTGCTGCGCGCAGGCAGGGCTTTCGAGAACGCAACGCAATGGCATCGCCAGACTCCGCCGGGATGGTGA